The Pongo abelii isolate AG06213 chromosome 20, NHGRI_mPonAbe1-v2.0_pri, whole genome shotgun sequence genome window below encodes:
- the PPP1R13L gene encoding relA-associated inhibitor isoform X1 translates to MYCRKPLIRCFAGVRGPSGPNGSPPSSVQYGLLQRLLKGAATLLFLSLKETGRSIGLKFLKRQAPAPAGTMDSEAFQSARDFLDMNFQSLAMKHMDLKQMELDTAAAKVDELTKQLESLWSDSPAPPGPQAGPPSRPPRYSSSSIPEPFSSRGSPRKAATDGADTPFGRSESAPTLHPYSPLSPKGRPSSPRTPLYLQPDAYGSLDRATSPRPRAFDGAGSSLGRAPSPRPGPGPLRQQGPPTPFDFLGRAGSPRGSPLAEGPQAFFPERGPSPRPPATAYDAPASAFGSSLLGSGGSAFAPPLRAQDDLTLRRRPPKAWNESDLDVAYEKKPSQTASYERLDVFARPASPSLQLLPWRESSLDGLGGTGKDNLTSATLPRNYKVSPLAGDRRSEAGSYRRSLGSAGPSGTLPRSWQPVSRIPMPPSSPQPRGAPRQRPIPLSMIFKLQNAFWEHGASRAMLPGSPLFTRAPPPKLQPQPQPQPQPQPQPQPQLPPQPQPQPQTPTPAPQPPQQTWPPVNEGLLKPPTELEPEPEIEGLLTPVLEAGDVDEGTVARPLSPTRLQPALPPEAQSVPELEEVARVLAEIPRPLKRRGSMEQAPAVALPPTHKKQYQQIISRLFHRHGGPGPGGPEPELSPITEGSEARAGPPAPAPPAPIPPPALSQSSPPEQPQSMEMRSVLRKAGSPRKARRARLNPLVLLLDAALTGELEVVQQAVKEMNDPSQPNEEGITALHNAICGANYSIVDFLITAGANVNSPDSHGWTPLHCAASCNDTAICMALVQHGAAIFATTLSDGATAFEKCDPYREGYADCATYLADVEQSMGLMNSGAVYALWDYSAEFGDELSFREGESVTVLRRDGPEETDWWWAALHGQEGYVPRNYFGLFPRVKPQRSKV, encoded by the exons GCGCCCGCTCCGGCCGGCACCATGGACAGCGAGGCATTCCAGAGCGCGCGGGACTTTCTGGACATGAACTTCCAGT CGCTGGCCATGAAACACATGGATCTGAAGCAGATGGAGCTGGACACGGCGGCGGCCAAGGTGGATGAACTGACCAAGCAGCTGGAGTCGCTGTGGTCAGACTCTCCTGCGCCTCCTGGCCCGCAGGCCGGACCCCCTTCTAGG CCGCCCCGGTACAGCTCCAGCTCGATCCCTGAGCCCTTCAGCAGCCGAGGGTCCCCCCGGAAGGCAGCCACCGACGGCGCAGACACCCCGTTCGGACGATCAGAGAGTGCCCCAACCCTGCACCCCTACAGCCCGCTGTCCCCCAAGGGCCGGCCGTCGTCGCCACGCACCCCGCTCTACCTGCAGCCGGACGCCTACGGCAGCCTGGACCGCGCGACCTCGCCCCGGCCCCGCGCCTTCGATGGCGCAGGCAGCTCCCTCGGCCGTGCGCCCTCCCCGCGGCCCGGGCCAGGCCCGCTCCGCCAGCAGGGTCCCCCCACGCCTTTCGACTTCCTGGGCCGCGCAGGCTCCCCCCGCGGCAGCCCCCTGGCGGAGGGGCCCCAGGCCTTCTTCCCCGAGCGCGGGCCGTCACCGCGCCCCCCTGCCACAGCCTACGACGCGCCGGCGTCCGCCTTCGGGAGCTCCCTGCTAGGCTCGGGCGGTAGCGCCTTTGCCCCGCCTCTGCGTGCGCAAG ACGACCTGACGCTGCGCCGGCGGCCCCCAAAAGCCTGGAACGAGTCTGACCTGGACGTGGCGTACGAGAAGAAGCCTTCGCAGACAGCGAGCTATGAAC GCCTGGACGTCTTCGCGAGGCCTGCCTCGCCGAGCCTTCAGCTGTTGCCTTGGAGGGAGAGCAGCCTGGATGGACTGGGGGGCACCGGCAAG gACAACCTCACCAGCGCCACCCTGCCGCGCAATTACAAGGTCTCTCCTCTGGCCGGCGACCGGCGTTCAGAAGCCGGCAGCTACCGGCGCTCGCTGGGCTCCGCGGGGCCGTCAGGCACTTTGCCTCGCAGCTGGCAGCCCGTCAGCCGCATCCCCATGCCCccctccagcccccagccccgCGGGGCCCCGCGCCAGCGTCCCATCCCCCTCAGCATGATCTTCAAGCTGCAGAACGCCTTCTGGGAGCACGGGGCCAGCCGCGCCATGCTCCCTGGGTCCCCCCTCTTCACCCGAGCACCCCCGCCCAAGCTGCAGCCCCAACCACAACCACAGCCCCAGCCACAACCACAACCACAGCCCCAGCTGcccccacagccccagccccaaccccaaacccctaccccagcccctcagcctccccaacagACATGGCCCCCTGTGAACGAAG gactccTCAAACCCCCCACCGAGCTGGAGCCTGAGCCGGAGATAGAAGGGCTGCTGACACCAGTGCTGGAGGCTGGTGATGTGGATGAAGGCACTGTAGCAAGGCCTCTCAGCCCCACGAGGCTGCAGCCAGCACTGCCACCAGAGGCACAGTCGGTGCCCGAGCTGGAGGAGGTGGCACGGGTGCTGGCGGAAATTCCCCGGCCCCTCAAACGCAGGGGCTCCATGGAGCAGGCCCCTGCTGTGGCCCTGCCCCCTACTCACAAGAAACAGTACCAGCAGATCATCAGCCGCCTCTTCCATCGTCATGGGGGGCCAGGGCCCGGGGGGCCTGAGCCAGAGCTGTCCCCCATCACTGAGGGATCTGAGGCCAGGGCAGGGCCCCCTGCTCCTGCCCCACCAGCTCCCATTCCACCCCCGGCCCTGTCCCAGAGCAGCCCACCAGAGCAGCCGCAGAGCATG GAGATGCGCTCCGTGCTGCGGAAGGCGGGCTCCCCGCGCAAGGCCCGCCGCGCGCGCCTCAACCCTCTGGTGCTCCTCCTGGACGCGGCGCTGACCGGGGAGCTGGAGGTGGTGCAGCAGGCGGTGAAGGAG ATGAACGACCCGAGCCAGCCCAACGAGGAGGGCATCACTGCCCTGCACAACGCCATCTGCGGCGCCAACTACTCCATCGTGGACTTCCTCATCACTGCGGGTGCCAATGTCAACTCGCCCGACAGCCACGGCTG GACACCCTTGCACTGCGCGGCGTCGTGCAACGACACAGCGATCTGCATGGCGCTGGTGCAGCACGGCGCTGCAATCTTCGCCACTACGCTCAGCGACGGAGCTACCGCCTTCGAGAAGTGCGACCCTTACCGCGAGGGTTATGCTGACTGCGCCACCTACCTGGCAG ACGTTGAGCAGAGTATGGGGCTGATGAACAGCGGGGCGGTGTACGCTCTCTGGGACTACAGCGCCGAGTTCGGGGACGAGCTGTCCTTCCGCGAGGGCGAGTCGGTCACCGTGCTGCGAAGGGACGGGCCGGAGGAGACCGACTGGTGGTGGGCCGCGCTGCACGGCCAGGAGGGCTACGTGCCGCGGAACTACTTCGGG
- the PPP1R13L gene encoding relA-associated inhibitor isoform X2: protein MDSEAFQSARDFLDMNFQSLAMKHMDLKQMELDTAAAKVDELTKQLESLWSDSPAPPGPQAGPPSRPPRYSSSSIPEPFSSRGSPRKAATDGADTPFGRSESAPTLHPYSPLSPKGRPSSPRTPLYLQPDAYGSLDRATSPRPRAFDGAGSSLGRAPSPRPGPGPLRQQGPPTPFDFLGRAGSPRGSPLAEGPQAFFPERGPSPRPPATAYDAPASAFGSSLLGSGGSAFAPPLRAQDDLTLRRRPPKAWNESDLDVAYEKKPSQTASYERLDVFARPASPSLQLLPWRESSLDGLGGTGKDNLTSATLPRNYKVSPLAGDRRSEAGSYRRSLGSAGPSGTLPRSWQPVSRIPMPPSSPQPRGAPRQRPIPLSMIFKLQNAFWEHGASRAMLPGSPLFTRAPPPKLQPQPQPQPQPQPQPQPQLPPQPQPQPQTPTPAPQPPQQTWPPVNEGLLKPPTELEPEPEIEGLLTPVLEAGDVDEGTVARPLSPTRLQPALPPEAQSVPELEEVARVLAEIPRPLKRRGSMEQAPAVALPPTHKKQYQQIISRLFHRHGGPGPGGPEPELSPITEGSEARAGPPAPAPPAPIPPPALSQSSPPEQPQSMEMRSVLRKAGSPRKARRARLNPLVLLLDAALTGELEVVQQAVKEMNDPSQPNEEGITALHNAICGANYSIVDFLITAGANVNSPDSHGWTPLHCAASCNDTAICMALVQHGAAIFATTLSDGATAFEKCDPYREGYADCATYLADVEQSMGLMNSGAVYALWDYSAEFGDELSFREGESVTVLRRDGPEETDWWWAALHGQEGYVPRNYFGLFPRVKPQRSKV, encoded by the exons ATGGACAGCGAGGCATTCCAGAGCGCGCGGGACTTTCTGGACATGAACTTCCAGT CGCTGGCCATGAAACACATGGATCTGAAGCAGATGGAGCTGGACACGGCGGCGGCCAAGGTGGATGAACTGACCAAGCAGCTGGAGTCGCTGTGGTCAGACTCTCCTGCGCCTCCTGGCCCGCAGGCCGGACCCCCTTCTAGG CCGCCCCGGTACAGCTCCAGCTCGATCCCTGAGCCCTTCAGCAGCCGAGGGTCCCCCCGGAAGGCAGCCACCGACGGCGCAGACACCCCGTTCGGACGATCAGAGAGTGCCCCAACCCTGCACCCCTACAGCCCGCTGTCCCCCAAGGGCCGGCCGTCGTCGCCACGCACCCCGCTCTACCTGCAGCCGGACGCCTACGGCAGCCTGGACCGCGCGACCTCGCCCCGGCCCCGCGCCTTCGATGGCGCAGGCAGCTCCCTCGGCCGTGCGCCCTCCCCGCGGCCCGGGCCAGGCCCGCTCCGCCAGCAGGGTCCCCCCACGCCTTTCGACTTCCTGGGCCGCGCAGGCTCCCCCCGCGGCAGCCCCCTGGCGGAGGGGCCCCAGGCCTTCTTCCCCGAGCGCGGGCCGTCACCGCGCCCCCCTGCCACAGCCTACGACGCGCCGGCGTCCGCCTTCGGGAGCTCCCTGCTAGGCTCGGGCGGTAGCGCCTTTGCCCCGCCTCTGCGTGCGCAAG ACGACCTGACGCTGCGCCGGCGGCCCCCAAAAGCCTGGAACGAGTCTGACCTGGACGTGGCGTACGAGAAGAAGCCTTCGCAGACAGCGAGCTATGAAC GCCTGGACGTCTTCGCGAGGCCTGCCTCGCCGAGCCTTCAGCTGTTGCCTTGGAGGGAGAGCAGCCTGGATGGACTGGGGGGCACCGGCAAG gACAACCTCACCAGCGCCACCCTGCCGCGCAATTACAAGGTCTCTCCTCTGGCCGGCGACCGGCGTTCAGAAGCCGGCAGCTACCGGCGCTCGCTGGGCTCCGCGGGGCCGTCAGGCACTTTGCCTCGCAGCTGGCAGCCCGTCAGCCGCATCCCCATGCCCccctccagcccccagccccgCGGGGCCCCGCGCCAGCGTCCCATCCCCCTCAGCATGATCTTCAAGCTGCAGAACGCCTTCTGGGAGCACGGGGCCAGCCGCGCCATGCTCCCTGGGTCCCCCCTCTTCACCCGAGCACCCCCGCCCAAGCTGCAGCCCCAACCACAACCACAGCCCCAGCCACAACCACAACCACAGCCCCAGCTGcccccacagccccagccccaaccccaaacccctaccccagcccctcagcctccccaacagACATGGCCCCCTGTGAACGAAG gactccTCAAACCCCCCACCGAGCTGGAGCCTGAGCCGGAGATAGAAGGGCTGCTGACACCAGTGCTGGAGGCTGGTGATGTGGATGAAGGCACTGTAGCAAGGCCTCTCAGCCCCACGAGGCTGCAGCCAGCACTGCCACCAGAGGCACAGTCGGTGCCCGAGCTGGAGGAGGTGGCACGGGTGCTGGCGGAAATTCCCCGGCCCCTCAAACGCAGGGGCTCCATGGAGCAGGCCCCTGCTGTGGCCCTGCCCCCTACTCACAAGAAACAGTACCAGCAGATCATCAGCCGCCTCTTCCATCGTCATGGGGGGCCAGGGCCCGGGGGGCCTGAGCCAGAGCTGTCCCCCATCACTGAGGGATCTGAGGCCAGGGCAGGGCCCCCTGCTCCTGCCCCACCAGCTCCCATTCCACCCCCGGCCCTGTCCCAGAGCAGCCCACCAGAGCAGCCGCAGAGCATG GAGATGCGCTCCGTGCTGCGGAAGGCGGGCTCCCCGCGCAAGGCCCGCCGCGCGCGCCTCAACCCTCTGGTGCTCCTCCTGGACGCGGCGCTGACCGGGGAGCTGGAGGTGGTGCAGCAGGCGGTGAAGGAG ATGAACGACCCGAGCCAGCCCAACGAGGAGGGCATCACTGCCCTGCACAACGCCATCTGCGGCGCCAACTACTCCATCGTGGACTTCCTCATCACTGCGGGTGCCAATGTCAACTCGCCCGACAGCCACGGCTG GACACCCTTGCACTGCGCGGCGTCGTGCAACGACACAGCGATCTGCATGGCGCTGGTGCAGCACGGCGCTGCAATCTTCGCCACTACGCTCAGCGACGGAGCTACCGCCTTCGAGAAGTGCGACCCTTACCGCGAGGGTTATGCTGACTGCGCCACCTACCTGGCAG ACGTTGAGCAGAGTATGGGGCTGATGAACAGCGGGGCGGTGTACGCTCTCTGGGACTACAGCGCCGAGTTCGGGGACGAGCTGTCCTTCCGCGAGGGCGAGTCGGTCACCGTGCTGCGAAGGGACGGGCCGGAGGAGACCGACTGGTGGTGGGCCGCGCTGCACGGCCAGGAGGGCTACGTGCCGCGGAACTACTTCGGG